From Kineosporia succinea, the proteins below share one genomic window:
- a CDS encoding helix-turn-helix domain-containing protein: MLITSPDTWAATLATTGLPPLRSRAPLEGAFRGRMVTGRLGPVHIAGFDTPPGDCVRDEDGVRDRDRPFCQVDMIVAGQARVEQPGGTAELSAGDLVVVDPARPVRVRSGWSRHLSLLVPRRLLEADTRALAGRRLSGAHGSGALMMPLVKAALGSIETFAPQEATRTGTMIAGVLDSALAGQFGDPGHTEDETLRTRVRAHITARLHDPGLSPGSVAAAHHISLSRLHKLFRDQPLTVAALIRAGRLERCRDDLVAGRLPVAVVGTRWGFTDPAHFSRAFKAAYGTSPSGYRRRYPGGMSPRSRTDRHGGAH; the protein is encoded by the coding sequence ATGCTGATCACCAGTCCTGACACCTGGGCCGCCACCCTGGCCACGACCGGTCTGCCCCCGCTGCGCAGCCGGGCCCCGCTCGAGGGCGCCTTCCGCGGGCGCATGGTGACCGGGCGGCTCGGCCCCGTGCACATCGCCGGCTTCGACACCCCACCCGGTGACTGCGTGCGCGACGAGGACGGGGTCCGCGACCGCGACCGCCCGTTCTGCCAGGTCGACATGATCGTCGCCGGTCAGGCGCGGGTCGAGCAGCCGGGCGGCACCGCCGAGCTGAGCGCCGGAGACCTGGTGGTGGTCGATCCGGCCCGGCCCGTGCGGGTGCGCAGCGGCTGGTCGCGGCACCTGAGCCTGCTCGTGCCCCGCCGTCTGCTCGAGGCCGACACCCGGGCGCTCGCCGGGCGCCGGCTCTCCGGCGCCCACGGGTCCGGGGCCCTGATGATGCCGCTGGTGAAGGCCGCTCTCGGGTCGATCGAGACGTTCGCCCCGCAGGAGGCGACCCGCACCGGAACGATGATCGCGGGCGTCCTCGATTCCGCTCTGGCCGGGCAGTTCGGCGACCCCGGCCACACCGAGGACGAGACGCTGCGCACCCGGGTGCGGGCCCACATCACCGCTCGCCTGCACGACCCCGGGCTCTCCCCCGGGTCGGTGGCCGCCGCCCACCACATCTCACTGAGCCGTCTGCACAAGCTCTTCCGCGACCAGCCGCTCACGGTGGCCGCCCTGATCCGCGCCGGCCGGCTCGAGCGCTGCCGCGACGACCTGGTCGCGGGCCGCCTGCCGGTCGCGGTCGTCGGCACCCGCTGGGGGTTCACCGACCCGGCCCACTTCAGCCGCGCGTTCAAGGCCGCCTACGGCACGTCACCGTCCGGGTACCGGCGCCGGTACCCCGGTGGGATGTCGCCGCGTTCGCGCACGGATCGTCATGGCGGGGCGCACTAG